Proteins from a genomic interval of Sulfurimonas sp. HSL3-2:
- a CDS encoding TIGR01212 family radical SAM protein (This family includes YhcC from E. coli K-12, an uncharacterized radical SAM protein.): MTVKQIYTFGKYLNEKFGTKVHKTAVSISGFTCPNIDGTVAKGGCTFCENDSFSPSLDSVKPLKGFHLNLTSKENPFLDKQLLQLQMQFNALSSRQKREYGVNKYLVYFQSFTNTYAPFETLKTLYERALSFDDVIGLSIGTRSDSITDETLEYLGELAKTKEIWIEFGIQSVYDETLERINRGHTSANVKEWILKAKKAGLNVCGHLIFGLPGEDKAMMLETAKQAYEWGIDSVKYHPLYVVKKTALANEYARGEFTPITEEDYLDVLNEAILMKPDHVSVQRITAGVDDDSLIAPAWCRDKNEQIRNINSSLKKIGFKY, encoded by the coding sequence ATGACAGTAAAACAGATATATACATTTGGGAAATACCTAAATGAAAAGTTCGGTACAAAGGTCCATAAAACTGCTGTATCGATATCGGGATTCACATGTCCGAATATAGACGGGACTGTTGCAAAAGGCGGATGTACTTTTTGTGAGAATGATTCATTCAGCCCTAGTCTGGACAGTGTAAAACCCTTAAAGGGGTTTCATCTAAATCTTACTTCCAAAGAAAATCCCTTTTTAGATAAACAGCTTCTTCAGTTGCAAATGCAGTTCAATGCACTCAGCTCCCGTCAAAAAAGAGAATACGGTGTCAACAAATACCTTGTATATTTTCAATCTTTCACAAACACGTATGCTCCTTTTGAGACACTAAAGACACTTTACGAAAGAGCACTTTCATTTGATGATGTTATCGGTCTCAGTATAGGTACAAGAAGCGACAGTATCACTGATGAGACACTAGAGTATCTAGGAGAGCTTGCAAAGACAAAAGAGATATGGATAGAGTTTGGTATCCAGTCAGTCTATGATGAGACACTAGAGCGCATTAACCGCGGGCATACAAGTGCCAATGTCAAAGAGTGGATATTAAAAGCTAAAAAAGCAGGTCTGAATGTATGCGGTCATCTTATCTTCGGACTTCCGGGTGAAGATAAGGCTATGATGCTGGAAACTGCAAAGCAGGCGTATGAATGGGGGATAGATTCCGTAAAGTACCATCCTCTTTATGTCGTTAAAAAGACAGCTCTTGCAAATGAATATGCACGGGGAGAGTTTACACCGATCACTGAGGAGGATTATCTAGATGTCTTAAATGAGGCTATTTTGATGAAACCTGATCATGTAAGTGTGCAGAGGATCACTGCCGGAGTAGACGATGATTCACTTATCGCACCAGCCTGGTGTAGAGACAAAAACGAGCAGATAAGAAATATCAACAGCTCTTTGAAAAAAATAGGCTTTAAATATTAG
- the purF gene encoding amidophosphoribosyltransferase — MLENMNEKCAVVGIFGHKEASKLAYFSLHALQHRGQEAAGISSADGKKLHTIKDRGLVTTVFDEKKLGTLKGNNAIGHTRYSTAGDDSILDAQPVFARYDLGEMSIVHNGNLTNAQEVRDALIKKGAIFQTFMDTENLIHLIAKSEKEHLVDRIIDGVKRIEGAFSLVFLSRTKMFAMRDRFGFRPLSLGRIGNGGYVVASETCAFDLIGAKYIRDVEPGELLIFEEDKAPQSIKIFEPTPKHCIFEYVYFARPDSSVYGQSVYQMRKNMGIELAKIKPVEADMVIPVPDGGVPAAIGYSQGSGIPYEMGIMRNHYIGRTFIEPTQEMRDLKVKMKLSPMIDTIKGKSVIVVDDSIVRGTTSRRIVRMLKDAGAREVHMRISSPPTTDPCFYGVDTPDKDKLIAANMSIDEICDFIEADSLAYLTEDALLRSVNADSEDKYCTACFTGKYIV; from the coding sequence TTGCTTGAAAATATGAATGAAAAGTGTGCAGTTGTCGGGATATTCGGTCATAAAGAGGCTTCTAAATTAGCGTACTTTTCACTACATGCATTACAGCATCGCGGTCAAGAGGCTGCTGGTATATCGTCAGCTGACGGGAAAAAACTTCATACCATTAAAGACAGAGGTCTGGTGACAACTGTATTTGATGAGAAAAAGTTAGGGACTTTAAAAGGCAACAATGCCATAGGACATACAAGATACTCTACTGCGGGTGACGATTCTATTCTTGATGCTCAGCCGGTATTTGCCAGATATGACCTTGGTGAGATGTCTATCGTTCATAACGGTAACCTTACAAATGCTCAGGAAGTCCGTGACGCCCTCATTAAAAAAGGTGCGATATTCCAGACTTTTATGGATACTGAAAATCTTATCCATCTGATCGCAAAGAGTGAAAAAGAGCATCTTGTTGACCGTATTATCGACGGTGTAAAACGCATCGAGGGTGCATTTTCACTAGTGTTCTTAAGCCGTACGAAGATGTTCGCGATGCGTGACAGATTCGGTTTCCGTCCTTTAAGTCTAGGTAGAATCGGTAACGGCGGGTATGTCGTAGCAAGCGAGACTTGTGCATTCGATCTTATCGGCGCAAAATATATCCGTGATGTAGAGCCGGGTGAACTTCTTATATTTGAAGAGGATAAAGCACCTCAAAGCATCAAAATATTCGAACCGACTCCAAAACACTGTATTTTCGAGTATGTTTACTTTGCTCGTCCAGACTCAAGTGTTTATGGACAAAGTGTTTACCAGATGAGAAAAAACATGGGTATCGAGCTTGCAAAGATCAAACCAGTTGAAGCTGATATGGTCATCCCTGTTCCAGACGGTGGTGTCCCGGCGGCTATCGGATACTCTCAAGGAAGCGGAATACCTTACGAGATGGGGATCATGAGAAATCACTATATCGGACGTACGTTCATCGAGCCTACGCAAGAGATGCGTGATCTGAAAGTGAAGATGAAGCTTTCTCCGATGATCGATACGATAAAAGGCAAGTCAGTGATCGTAGTAGATGATTCTATCGTTCGCGGCACTACTTCAAGAAGAATCGTTAGAATGCTTAAAGATGCAGGAGCAAGAGAAGTCCATATGAGAATCTCGTCTCCTCCGACAACTGATCCGTGTTTTTACGGTGTCGACACCCCGGACAAAGACAAGCTGATAGCTGCAAATATGTCTATAGATGAGATATGTGATTTTATCGAAGCTGATTCGTTAGCATATCTTACGGAAGATGCACTTTTAAGAAGTGTCAATGCCGATAGTGAAGATAAATACTGTACAGCTTGTTTTACAGGTAAATACATAGTCTAG
- the dapB gene encoding 4-hydroxy-tetrahydrodipicolinate reductase, with amino-acid sequence MIKVGVFGASGRVGRLLLDDLKLEDNMSLSTVYVRENLDFSIDPSVLVTNDLHTFLNACDIVVDFSLPEACQSLLEESIKAPRPLVIGTTGLDLHQMNLLKDASEVMPILYATNMSLGVALLNKLVYIASQSLDGFDIEIVEQHHRHKKDAPSGTALTLAESAAAGRDLDLDKVRVSGRNGNIGERTKDEIAVMALRGGDIVGRHTVGFYNDGEFIELNHTATSRNTFSKGALRAAKWLVDKPAGLYNIADCLEL; translated from the coding sequence ATGATAAAAGTCGGAGTCTTTGGCGCAAGCGGGAGAGTAGGTCGTTTACTACTGGATGATCTGAAATTAGAGGATAATATGTCTCTTTCAACGGTTTACGTAAGAGAGAACCTTGATTTCTCGATCGATCCATCGGTATTAGTGACAAACGATCTGCACACTTTTTTAAACGCTTGTGACATCGTCGTTGATTTTTCTTTGCCTGAAGCATGTCAATCGCTTTTGGAAGAGTCCATAAAAGCTCCAAGACCGTTAGTTATCGGCACGACAGGACTTGACTTGCACCAGATGAACCTTTTAAAGGATGCGAGTGAAGTGATGCCTATTTTGTATGCGACAAACATGTCTTTAGGTGTCGCACTTTTAAATAAATTGGTATATATAGCGTCACAGAGCCTAGACGGTTTTGATATCGAGATAGTCGAACAGCATCACAGACATAAAAAAGATGCACCAAGCGGTACGGCACTGACTTTAGCAGAAAGTGCGGCTGCGGGAAGAGATCTTGATCTTGATAAAGTGAGAGTCAGCGGCAGAAACGGCAATATCGGTGAAAGAACAAAAGATGAGATCGCCGTTATGGCACTTCGCGGCGGTGATATCGTAGGACGTCATACGGTCGGTTTTTACAATGATGGAGAGTTTATAGAACTCAATCACACGGCGACAAGCAGAAACACGTTTAGTAAAGGAGCACTCCGTGCTGCTAAGTGGCTTGTAGACAAGCCGGCAGGTCTATATAACATCGCTGATTGTTTAGAACTCTAA
- the trxB gene encoding thioredoxin-disulfide reductase — protein MLDCAIIGGGPAGLTAGLYTTRGGLANVVMFEKGMPGGQITQSSEIENYPGVTGEITGMDLMIPWPEQCQKFGLKHDMVEVTRVSRNENGTFVIHKGDGKTQEAHSVIVCTGSTPRRAGFKGEDKFFGRGVSTCATCDGFFYKGKEVAVIGGGDTALEEALYLAKICAKVYLIHRRDTFRSAPNTVERVKSTANIELVLNSIPDEVYGDAMGVTGIRVIDKEGQSRDIAVPGVFTFVGNNVNNQVLMQEDGTSLCELNSAGEVIVDLSMRTSVEGLFAAGDIRIEAPKQVVCAAGDGAVAALKAISYVDEKLSH, from the coding sequence ATCTTAGATTGTGCTATCATAGGTGGAGGGCCTGCAGGTTTGACAGCAGGGCTTTATACGACGCGCGGCGGTCTTGCAAACGTTGTGATGTTTGAAAAAGGGATGCCAGGCGGTCAGATAACTCAAAGCAGCGAGATCGAGAACTATCCCGGCGTGACGGGTGAGATCACTGGAATGGATCTTATGATCCCGTGGCCTGAACAGTGTCAAAAGTTCGGTTTAAAACATGATATGGTCGAAGTGACCCGTGTTTCGAGAAATGAGAACGGCACTTTTGTTATCCATAAGGGTGACGGTAAGACTCAAGAGGCTCACAGCGTTATAGTCTGTACAGGTTCTACTCCTCGTCGTGCCGGCTTTAAAGGAGAAGACAAGTTCTTTGGAAGAGGCGTGAGTACTTGTGCCACTTGTGATGGGTTTTTCTATAAAGGAAAAGAGGTCGCAGTTATCGGCGGTGGAGACACTGCCCTAGAAGAAGCATTGTACCTTGCTAAGATCTGTGCAAAAGTCTACCTTATACACAGACGTGATACGTTCCGTTCTGCACCAAATACGGTAGAACGTGTGAAGTCGACAGCAAATATCGAACTTGTACTAAACTCGATACCGGATGAAGTATACGGTGATGCTATGGGTGTTACGGGTATCCGTGTTATCGATAAAGAGGGACAGAGCAGAGATATAGCAGTACCGGGAGTATTTACATTTGTAGGGAACAATGTAAACAACCAGGTGCTGATGCAAGAGGACGGTACATCTCTTTGTGAGCTTAACAGTGCAGGAGAGGTTATAGTCGATCTTAGCATGAGGACTTCTGTTGAGGGTCTGTTTGCTGCAGGAGACATTAGGATCGAAGCTCCAAAACAGGTTGTGTGTGCAGCTGGAGACGGTGCTGTGGCGGCACTTAAAGCTATCTCTTATGTAGATGAAAAACTAAGCCACTAA
- the trxA gene encoding thioredoxin, protein MGKYIELTSANFEETINEGVVLVDFWAPWCGPCRMIAPVIEELAEDFDGKAKICKVNTDEEQDIAVKFGIRSIPTILFFKNGEMVEQMVGAASKQAFEDKLNSLL, encoded by the coding sequence ATGGGTAAATATATAGAACTTACTTCAGCGAATTTTGAAGAAACAATCAACGAAGGTGTAGTATTAGTAGACTTCTGGGCTCCATGGTGTGGACCTTGTCGTATGATCGCTCCTGTAATTGAAGAATTAGCAGAAGACTTTGACGGAAAAGCAAAAATCTGTAAAGTTAACACTGATGAAGAGCAAGATATCGCTGTGAAGTTTGGTATCCGTTCAATTCCAACTATTCTTTTCTTTAAAAACGGTGAAATGGTTGAACAAATGGTTGGTGCAGCTTCAAAACAAGCTTTTGAAGATAAACTAAACTCTCTTTTATAA
- a CDS encoding nucleoside 2-deoxyribosyltransferase, which yields MKKIYIAGPDVFEADSVEIGKRYVQICAEYGYEGMYPLDNIVDFEQDKQKIANDIFLANIDLIKKADVVIANLNAFRGKEADSGTVWECGYAYGLGKPVYGYMDCAVPYLQQFDESEKRLVDGLNVDTSGRMIEDFDYPINLMISCSALKIVEGGFEDVVKTLKENNFL from the coding sequence ATGAAAAAAATATATATCGCGGGTCCCGATGTCTTTGAAGCGGATTCGGTGGAAATAGGAAAGAGATATGTTCAAATCTGTGCAGAGTATGGCTATGAGGGGATGTATCCGCTGGATAACATCGTAGACTTTGAACAGGATAAACAAAAGATAGCAAACGATATATTTCTGGCTAATATCGATCTTATAAAAAAAGCCGATGTCGTCATCGCAAACTTAAACGCGTTTCGCGGAAAAGAAGCTGACAGCGGCACCGTTTGGGAATGTGGATATGCATATGGGTTAGGCAAGCCCGTTTACGGCTATATGGATTGCGCAGTTCCCTACTTGCAGCAGTTTGATGAGAGTGAAAAGAGGCTTGTAGATGGTTTGAACGTCGATACATCAGGAAGGATGATAGAAGATTTCGATTATCCGATAAATCTGATGATCTCTTGTTCTGCATTGAAAATAGTCGAGGGCGGTTTTGAGGATGTAGTAAAAACTCTAAAAGAGAACAATTTTCTTTAA
- a CDS encoding outer membrane protein OmpK gives MHISQRLLTTLLTIVSLHSTIFAENDLFKTTYSFTNVSVNYLDWTKPTENRSFQRDFGYLELEGGAGFEWGDIYGYFDIENPTRGYDDLPQSNRRYAFKPALDIKLFNSNWYIYSQDFNLYSKDFHVSNLIVGISYKYIDDGLLFQPFLGPHYQESTYYTGYNGYMFGWILNYDFALAKEKFTIFQWHEHEFARDKEHYLLSDGTRTGDGESFGVQGSFEFWWHTTENIRAGLQYRYALNKLGYYGYQDGFIYSLRYYF, from the coding sequence ATGCATATTTCTCAAAGACTTCTTACTACACTGCTAACAATTGTTTCTTTACACTCTACGATTTTTGCAGAAAATGACCTTTTTAAAACCACCTACTCCTTTACAAATGTCAGTGTCAACTATCTTGACTGGACAAAACCTACAGAGAACCGTTCATTTCAAAGAGACTTCGGCTACCTGGAACTTGAAGGCGGTGCAGGATTTGAGTGGGGAGATATCTACGGGTATTTTGATATTGAGAATCCGACAAGAGGTTATGACGATTTACCGCAAAGTAACAGAAGATATGCATTCAAACCCGCACTTGATATCAAACTGTTTAACAGCAACTGGTATATCTATTCTCAAGACTTCAACCTTTATTCAAAAGATTTCCATGTTTCCAACCTGATCGTCGGCATCTCTTACAAGTATATAGATGACGGCCTGCTGTTTCAGCCATTTTTAGGTCCTCACTATCAAGAGAGTACTTATTATACAGGCTATAACGGATATATGTTTGGCTGGATACTCAACTATGATTTTGCACTCGCTAAAGAGAAGTTCACGATATTTCAATGGCATGAGCATGAGTTTGCAAGAGACAAAGAGCACTATCTTTTAAGCGACGGGACAAGAACAGGTGACGGAGAGTCTTTCGGCGTGCAAGGCTCTTTTGAGTTCTGGTGGCATACTACGGAGAATATAAGAGCGGGACTGCAGTACCGCTATGCACTCAACAAACTGGGCTACTACGGGTATCAAGACGGATTTATCTATTCACTGAGATACTATTTCTAA
- a CDS encoding YraN family protein, which yields MSRAKGDIAESKACEYLLSCGYTVVDRNFYSKFGEVDIIAFKDEVLHFVEVKSGEDYELAVQNITPQKVRKLLQTGDVYLKKNALECAYMYDAVIVTPSSIDLIENITF from the coding sequence ATGAGTAGAGCTAAAGGAGATATCGCAGAGAGTAAAGCCTGTGAATATCTTCTTTCATGCGGTTACACCGTAGTCGATAGAAACTTTTACAGCAAGTTTGGAGAAGTCGATATCATCGCTTTTAAAGATGAGGTTTTACACTTTGTCGAAGTAAAAAGCGGTGAGGACTATGAGCTTGCAGTACAGAACATCACCCCGCAGAAGGTGAGAAAACTTTTGCAGACAGGTGATGTGTATCTTAAAAAAAATGCACTTGAATGTGCTTACATGTACGACGCTGTTATCGTGACACCTTCATCGATCGATCTGATCGAAAACATCACCTTTTAG
- a CDS encoding molybdopterin-dependent oxidoreductase has translation MENVETIDSVCTYCGVGCDIAANVKDNKIQNIFAHPDGVVSQGKLCIKGKYGFDFVDAQDRLKTPRIRKTFLEKNPYIKESIASTLVDLDDTWYETTLDSATTAAAMKLQEIQTNYGEKSVCSIGGARTSCESSYLFQKFTRHTLNSPHVDNCARVCHSPSLKGMRTTIGEGAATNPYNDIYNCEFMIVIGSNTTEAHPIIANRIVDMAQKHDNLAVFDVREIKLHRFSKYKAIIPHEANLLVLNMLAYTIIDEELYHESFIADRTKGFLEFKEKILNDPYANPKYFEQIEGYEYLSKMIPKIAREYALKKSMIFWGLGITEHIDGSYAVMAITHLALMTGNVGKEGAGLMPLRGQNNVQGTCDMGMLPYYDPDYQTPKEIGLMTPQLVDEMLEDRIKAVLNIGEDLTHIHPNLNKVDRAFEKLELLFVQELFMTDVASRADIVVGVKSAYEKTGVYVNAMRRLHLSQPLVKSDLPDDWEVLQILDNKMGGTANYASSKDVWDEVREVAYRRFSGASYVRLERHRKRGLQWPVHTEDTPILHQLDFRTEDGLGEFHYHQYKLRGMVEEIINKDLQGYHLTTGRTIAHYNNAAQTKRSESLNKRYDEDILLVYEGDRADFPTEKVILKSEFGETNPLTVRFTEKVQPKTLFSTFHHAKSKINNLFGDKSDELILTAAFKSIKVEILPA, from the coding sequence ATGGAAAATGTTGAAACTATAGACAGCGTTTGTACCTACTGTGGTGTTGGGTGCGATATAGCAGCTAATGTAAAAGATAACAAAATACAAAATATTTTTGCTCATCCGGACGGCGTAGTTTCACAAGGAAAGCTTTGTATTAAAGGGAAATACGGATTTGATTTCGTAGATGCACAGGACAGACTTAAGACTCCTCGTATCCGTAAAACTTTTTTAGAGAAAAACCCGTATATAAAAGAGAGTATCGCATCGACACTGGTTGATCTAGACGATACCTGGTATGAGACTACGCTTGACAGTGCGACTACTGCAGCGGCTATGAAACTCCAAGAGATACAGACAAACTACGGTGAAAAAAGTGTTTGTTCTATCGGTGGAGCGAGAACATCATGTGAAAGTTCATATCTTTTTCAAAAATTTACTCGTCATACATTAAACTCTCCTCACGTGGATAACTGTGCCAGAGTCTGTCACTCTCCTAGTCTAAAAGGGATGAGAACCACTATTGGCGAGGGTGCGGCGACAAATCCGTACAACGACATCTATAATTGTGAGTTCATGATCGTCATCGGTTCAAACACGACAGAGGCTCATCCTATCATCGCAAACCGTATCGTCGATATGGCGCAAAAACATGACAATCTGGCGGTATTTGATGTAAGAGAGATCAAGCTTCACAGATTTTCAAAATACAAGGCGATCATCCCTCACGAAGCAAATCTTTTAGTACTCAATATGCTTGCTTATACGATCATCGATGAGGAACTTTACCATGAGAGTTTCATTGCCGACAGGACAAAAGGGTTCTTGGAATTTAAAGAAAAGATATTAAACGACCCGTATGCAAATCCGAAATACTTTGAGCAGATAGAGGGGTATGAGTACCTTTCAAAGATGATACCGAAGATCGCCCGTGAGTACGCGCTTAAAAAGTCTATGATATTCTGGGGTCTTGGAATCACGGAACATATCGACGGTTCATATGCGGTCATGGCGATAACACACTTAGCATTGATGACGGGAAATGTCGGTAAAGAGGGTGCAGGTCTTATGCCTTTAAGAGGGCAGAATAATGTTCAGGGAACGTGTGATATGGGGATGCTTCCATACTATGACCCTGATTATCAGACTCCAAAAGAGATCGGTCTTATGACTCCTCAGTTAGTTGATGAGATGCTGGAAGACCGCATAAAAGCTGTTCTTAACATCGGAGAGGATCTGACCCATATCCACCCGAATCTCAACAAAGTAGACAGAGCGTTTGAAAAACTGGAACTTCTTTTTGTCCAGGAGCTATTTATGACTGATGTCGCTTCTCGTGCGGATATCGTCGTAGGTGTGAAATCCGCTTATGAGAAAACGGGTGTCTACGTCAATGCTATGAGACGTCTTCATCTTTCTCAGCCGCTTGTAAAATCAGACCTTCCGGATGACTGGGAAGTGTTGCAGATCCTTGACAACAAGATGGGCGGAACGGCAAATTATGCAAGTTCAAAAGATGTCTGGGATGAGGTAAGAGAGGTTGCATACCGTCGTTTTAGCGGTGCTTCTTACGTGAGACTTGAACGTCATAGAAAAAGAGGACTCCAATGGCCTGTACATACGGAAGACACACCGATCCTTCATCAGTTAGACTTTAGAACTGAAGACGGACTTGGAGAGTTTCACTACCATCAGTATAAACTCCGCGGAATGGTAGAAGAGATTATCAACAAAGATCTTCAGGGATATCATCTAACGACCGGACGTACGATCGCTCATTATAACAATGCAGCTCAGACGAAAAGAAGCGAGAGTCTCAATAAGCGTTATGATGAGGATATCCTTCTTGTATATGAGGGTGACAGAGCAGATTTCCCGACTGAGAAGGTGATACTGAAGTCTGAGTTTGGCGAGACGAATCCGCTTACGGTGCGTTTTACCGAAAAAGTCCAGCCAAAGACGCTGTTTAGTACTTTTCACCATGCAAAGTCAAAGATAAACAACCTCTTTGGAGACAAAAGTGACGAGCTGATCTTGACGGCAGCATTTAAGTCGATAAAAGTCGAGATACTCCCCGCGTAA
- a CDS encoding cache domain-containing protein, giving the protein MYKSFIAAFIVIIILIITIFFYFRGEVKEQKLDHILDQITSELNTQLKTNQMNALEIAIVLSQNSGLVNALENDDEDLGYSILSKITENIKKNTDRFVRTQVITSDYLIFARSWDNVYAGMPLGDYRTDLNYFKTHRSPRTSIEVGRRLGIKATVPIYKDNTLLGFIEVIDFFEPLTELFRAQGIDLYVLLNDKYFNTAIFMQENMTVNKYIIANTNYNSSHIKVLKSIDFKQLKANRMLSAKDRHIFYETMYNGDGETIGAFVFILPDKYLEYFRDPEDDISFLINVTRSSLYSIEKKQNDFQAYKSYTPSELSYIKDIISEEDEAEFSENAYKKLDQYSKDELIQLILNRKVVKKIDGKIR; this is encoded by the coding sequence ATGTATAAAAGCTTTATTGCTGCCTTTATCGTTATTATCATCCTTATTATCACAATATTTTTCTATTTTAGAGGCGAAGTAAAAGAGCAAAAACTCGATCATATCTTGGATCAGATCACCTCTGAACTCAATACTCAGCTCAAAACAAATCAGATGAATGCGCTTGAGATCGCTATCGTACTCTCACAAAACAGCGGACTGGTGAATGCTTTAGAAAATGATGATGAAGATCTCGGTTATAGTATCCTCTCAAAGATCACGGAAAATATTAAGAAAAATACCGACAGGTTCGTAAGAACACAGGTCATTACAAGCGATTACCTTATCTTTGCAAGAAGCTGGGATAACGTATACGCAGGTATGCCCTTAGGTGATTATAGAACCGATCTTAATTATTTTAAAACTCACAGATCACCCCGTACTTCCATAGAAGTAGGAAGAAGACTGGGGATCAAAGCTACCGTACCTATCTATAAAGACAACACGTTGCTCGGCTTTATCGAAGTAATAGACTTTTTTGAACCTCTTACAGAGTTGTTCCGTGCGCAGGGGATAGACCTCTATGTCTTACTAAATGACAAATATTTCAATACGGCTATATTTATGCAGGAAAATATGACCGTCAATAAATATATCATCGCTAACACCAACTATAACTCGAGCCATATCAAGGTTTTAAAAAGTATCGATTTTAAACAGTTAAAAGCCAACAGGATGTTATCGGCAAAAGACAGGCATATCTTTTATGAGACGATGTATAATGGAGACGGTGAAACTATCGGAGCTTTCGTCTTTATCCTCCCCGATAAATATCTTGAATATTTTAGAGATCCTGAAGATGATATCTCGTTTTTGATCAATGTCACCAGAAGCAGTTTATACAGTATAGAGAAAAAACAAAATGACTTTCAGGCGTACAAGTCATACACTCCTTCGGAACTCTCCTACATCAAAGATATCATCTCTGAAGAGGATGAAGCGGAGTTTTCAGAAAATGCGTACAAAAAACTGGATCAATACTCAAAAGACGAGTTGATCCAACTTATTTTGAACCGTAAAGTTGTTAAAAAAATAGATGGGAAGATCAGATGA
- a CDS encoding response regulator transcription factor, which translates to MKILLLEDEYSLRISIKEFLEDIGYEVDCFMDGLEAYDAIHEKAYELLLLDVNVPSMNGFKLLENLRNDDMKIPTIFLTSMTDVQNLKEGYERGCCDYIRKPFDLEELELRINHAYRSYYLDDSDIIDLGQNATYNMTKGKLTINGEEIVLRKTEKDMLEVLIKHKNSVVSIDMFQDEVWGEYVEPATIRVQLKNLRQKLPEGIIHNRRSLGYIIERK; encoded by the coding sequence ATGAAAATTTTACTTTTGGAAGATGAGTACTCTTTACGTATCAGTATAAAAGAGTTTTTAGAAGATATAGGTTACGAAGTGGACTGTTTTATGGATGGGCTAGAAGCATACGATGCTATCCATGAAAAAGCATACGAACTTTTACTTCTGGATGTCAATGTCCCTTCCATGAACGGTTTTAAACTTTTAGAGAACCTGCGCAATGATGATATGAAGATACCGACGATATTTTTGACATCAATGACCGATGTGCAAAATCTCAAAGAGGGTTATGAAAGAGGCTGCTGTGACTACATAAGAAAGCCTTTTGACCTTGAAGAGCTGGAGCTTCGCATCAATCATGCCTATAGAAGTTATTATCTCGATGACAGCGATATCATCGACCTCGGGCAGAATGCAACATACAATATGACCAAAGGAAAGCTCACCATCAACGGTGAAGAGATCGTACTGAGAAAAACAGAGAAAGATATGCTTGAAGTTCTGATAAAACATAAGAACTCTGTCGTCTCCATAGATATGTTCCAAGATGAAGTATGGGGTGAGTATGTAGAGCCCGCAACCATTAGAGTCCAGTTAAAAAATCTGCGTCAGAAACTGCCTGAGGGGATCATACATAACAGAAGATCTTTAGGATATATCATTGAACGAAAATAG